From a single Candidatus Neomarinimicrobiota bacterium genomic region:
- a CDS encoding AI-2E family transporter has protein sequence MTDIVQSGFNRAQRLLLTVAAFVVVIAGLRAAQELLIPFLLSLFIAIIVTPLLNWLRSKGIPVWAAILIILLAIITLGFLVAVMVGTSLTDFSSSLPRYQEGLRVKMAELLSFFEARGLKIVDQTFMELIDPGAAMRLTSRLLTGMGNLVGDTFLILLVVVFMLLEAATFNTKLDKTLISNSSKVERFSTFIESIKRYMVIKTYTSMATGVLASIWLTILGVDYALLWGLFTFMFNYIPNIGSIIAAIPPVLLALVLLGPWTALAVALGYLVLNMTIGSFLEPRLMGKGLGLSTLIVFLSLLFWGWVLGPVGMILSVPLTMSMKIALASFDETQWLSTMLGGGSQVNNK, from the coding sequence ATGACAGATATTGTGCAAAGTGGTTTCAATCGGGCTCAGCGTTTACTCTTAACCGTGGCGGCTTTTGTTGTGGTTATTGCCGGGTTGCGGGCCGCCCAGGAATTGTTGATCCCTTTTCTTCTCTCTTTATTTATTGCAATTATCGTTACCCCGCTTTTGAATTGGCTCCGCAGTAAAGGAATTCCCGTTTGGGCTGCGATCCTGATCATTCTTCTGGCTATTATCACCCTTGGCTTTCTCGTGGCTGTAATGGTTGGAACCTCGCTTACAGATTTCTCAAGCTCATTACCACGTTACCAAGAGGGCCTACGAGTAAAAATGGCTGAACTGCTTTCATTCTTTGAAGCCCGTGGTTTAAAAATTGTGGATCAAACTTTTATGGAGTTAATCGATCCCGGTGCAGCCATGCGTCTAACTTCAAGGTTGCTCACTGGAATGGGGAACCTGGTTGGTGATACTTTTCTGATCCTGCTGGTTGTGGTCTTCATGCTTTTAGAGGCCGCCACCTTTAACACCAAACTGGACAAAACCCTGATTTCAAATTCATCAAAGGTTGAACGCTTCAGCACCTTTATTGAGAGCATTAAACGCTATATGGTGATCAAAACCTACACGAGCATGGCTACCGGTGTTCTGGCCAGTATTTGGCTTACAATCCTGGGGGTTGACTATGCCTTGTTGTGGGGTTTATTCACCTTTATGTTCAACTATATCCCAAATATTGGCTCAATTATCGCTGCAATTCCACCTGTTCTTTTGGCTTTGGTTTTGCTGGGCCCCTGGACAGCCCTGGCTGTGGCCCTGGGTTATCTTGTTCTAAATATGACAATCGGCAGCTTCCTTGAGCCACGCCTCATGGGTAAAGGACTGGGGCTTTCAACCCTGATTGTTTTCCTTTCATTGTTATTTTGGGGCTGGGTCTTGGGTCCCGTGGGAATGATCCTGTCAGTTCCTCTGACCATGTCTATGAAGATCGCTTTAGCCAGTTTTGATGAAACCCAGTGGTTATCCACCATGCTGGGCGGCGGTTCACAGGTCAATAATAAATAA
- a CDS encoding DUF3147 family protein has product MLDQPFLLKLLSSFVIGSIWVTAITIIAERFGSKIGGFIGGLPSTIVIALLFIGLSQSTEDASQAAVMIPLVMGVNGIFIMIYLTLVRRGLIKALSAALFFWFIVNGIIVWLQLDGLWFSIFGWLVMLGTSYYITEHVMDIASKGGIRVPYTLQQMLTRGLVSGFIISMAVLVSRLAGPVIGGIFSTFPVIFMSTLFITYRTGGAEFSRAVAKTLMLSGMINVGVYAITAHFAYQYFGLMTGTLLTILVSAVSASGTYHIIRRRV; this is encoded by the coding sequence ATGCTGGATCAACCTTTTCTTCTTAAACTTCTATCAAGCTTTGTGATTGGCTCGATCTGGGTCACTGCCATTACCATTATCGCAGAAAGGTTTGGCAGCAAGATCGGTGGGTTTATCGGCGGGTTGCCATCCACCATTGTTATCGCCCTGCTCTTTATTGGTCTTTCACAATCCACGGAAGACGCATCTCAAGCTGCCGTCATGATTCCCCTGGTTATGGGGGTCAACGGCATATTTATCATGATCTATCTGACGCTGGTTCGTCGAGGATTAATCAAGGCTTTGAGTGCTGCTCTTTTTTTCTGGTTTATTGTTAATGGAATTATTGTCTGGCTCCAGCTGGATGGTCTTTGGTTCTCAATATTTGGCTGGCTAGTCATGTTGGGGACGAGCTATTACATTACTGAACATGTTATGGACATTGCCTCCAAGGGAGGTATTCGGGTTCCTTATACACTTCAACAAATGTTGACGAGAGGTCTTGTTAGTGGCTTTATTATTTCAATGGCTGTTCTGGTTAGTCGTCTGGCTGGTCCTGTTATTGGCGGAATTTTCTCAACTTTCCCGGTGATTTTTATGTCGACCCTGTTTATTACCTATCGCACAGGTGGAGCCGAGTTTTCCCGGGCAGTAGCAAAAACCCTTATGCTTAGTGGAATGATCAATGTGGGCGTATATGCCATTACGGCTCACTTTGCCTATCAATATTTTGGGTTGATGACTGGTACCCTTTTAACCATTCTTGTTTCTGCTGTATCTGCGTCTGGAACCTATCACATTATTCGTCGTCGAGTCTGA